From Gimesia panareensis, the proteins below share one genomic window:
- a CDS encoding arylsulfatase translates to MRRPNIIYVMADDLGYGDLGCYGQKLIKTPNIDRLAAEGVRFTQAYAGSTVCTASRAVLLTGLHNGHSPARDNVPHYPSYLQEDDVTIAEVLKQAGYRCGGVGKWSLGDAGTTGRATNQGFDMWFGYLNQDHAHYYFTEYLDDNEGRLELKGNSQSRQQYSHDLLTDRALKFIRDSAAQPFFLYAAYTLPHFSAKEEDPHGLAVPSTAPYSNRDWDAKSKKYAAMVHRLDRDVGRIMRLVDDLQLRQQTLIIFTSDNGGHRGVPKRFQTNGALRGFKRDLTEGGIRVPFIARWPGTIPAGKVSREIIAFQDMLPTFAELAGVQAPADLDGISVVPALKGESLKHGHEFLYWDYGHCRARYDQAVRWKNWKGIRHGRDGKIALYNLDHDLSETNDISGDHPQVVKRMTEIMETSSVPSKRYPIGTIYRGKALWHP, encoded by the coding sequence ATGCGTCGCCCGAATATCATCTACGTCATGGCAGATGATCTGGGGTATGGAGATCTGGGATGCTACGGGCAGAAGCTGATCAAGACACCCAATATCGATCGGTTGGCGGCTGAGGGAGTTCGATTTACACAAGCCTATGCTGGCAGCACTGTCTGTACGGCTTCACGGGCCGTGTTGTTGACCGGGCTCCACAACGGGCACTCCCCGGCACGTGATAATGTGCCCCATTACCCGAGCTATCTGCAGGAGGATGACGTCACCATTGCCGAGGTCTTAAAGCAGGCCGGTTATCGTTGTGGTGGGGTGGGAAAATGGTCTCTGGGTGATGCCGGAACCACTGGAAGGGCCACGAATCAGGGGTTCGATATGTGGTTCGGCTATTTGAATCAGGATCACGCCCATTACTACTTCACCGAGTATCTGGATGATAATGAAGGACGCCTGGAACTGAAGGGGAACAGCCAGTCGCGACAGCAATACAGCCACGATCTGCTGACTGATCGCGCTCTGAAGTTCATTCGTGATTCGGCTGCACAACCCTTTTTCCTGTATGCGGCCTATACTTTGCCCCACTTTTCAGCCAAAGAGGAAGACCCACACGGTCTGGCAGTGCCATCCACGGCTCCTTATTCAAATCGGGACTGGGATGCCAAATCGAAAAAATATGCAGCGATGGTCCACAGGCTGGACCGGGATGTGGGGCGGATCATGCGTCTGGTAGATGATCTTCAATTACGCCAGCAGACATTGATCATCTTTACCAGCGACAATGGAGGCCATCGAGGCGTCCCCAAACGCTTCCAGACGAACGGAGCGTTGCGGGGGTTCAAACGGGATCTCACGGAAGGTGGCATCCGTGTGCCTTTTATCGCCCGTTGGCCCGGCACCATTCCCGCAGGCAAAGTGAGCCGCGAGATCATCGCTTTTCAAGACATGCTGCCGACATTTGCTGAGCTGGCAGGAGTACAGGCACCAGCTGATCTGGATGGAATCTCCGTGGTTCCAGCGCTCAAGGGGGAATCGCTCAAACACGGGCATGAGTTTCTGTATTGGGATTACGGCCACTGCCGCGCTCGCTACGATCAGGCGGTTCGCTGGAAAAACTGGAAGGGAATTCGACACGGGCGGGACGGCAAAATCGCTCTCTATAACCTGGATCACGATCTCAGCGAGACTAATGACATCTCGGGGGACCATCCGCAAGTTGTTAAGCGAATGACTGAGATAATGGAAACGTCCTCGGTGCCGAGCAAGCGTTACCCCATCGGCACTATTTACCGCGGGAAAGCACTGTGGCATCCCTGA